The nucleotide window AGATTTACTCCGGGTTTATTTAACTATCGATTCTTTAGGCATAATTAAACGTTTTGGGATCGCTGATACTGTCGGTATAGCTACCCCTAATCAAGTCTTTAATTTAGTGCAAATTTTACGGCAGAGTACGGATAAAGATATTGAATTTCATGCTCATAATGATACAGGATGCGCGATCGCTAATAGTTATTCTGCCCTAGAAGCTGGTGCAACCCATATTGATACTACAGTTTTAGGAATTGGTGAACGTAACGGAATCACCCCATTAGCAGGATTAATTGCCCGTCTTTATACCCTTGATCCCGAAACATTAAGTCGAAAATATCATCTCCATGAACTTTTAAACTTACATCAATTAGTGGCGAATCGAGTCGGAATTCCTATTCCTGCTAATCATTATATTATTGGTGAAGCATCTTTCTGTCATAAAGCTGGTATTCACACTCAAGCTATTCTGAATAATTCCAAAACTTACGAAGCGATCGATCCGGATGATTTTGGGTTAACTCGTTCATTTTTACTCAATCATAAACTAACCGGCAAACACGCGATCGCTTATCGAGCGCAACAATTAGGACTTAATTTAGATTCATCTCAAATACAGAGTATTACTCAAAAAATAAAAACCTTAGCCGATCAACAACAGCTTACCCCGGCTCATGTTGATGAGATATTGCAATCTAGCTTTATACAGTTAACAGTTAACAGTTAACAGTTAACAGGTATTAAGTAATCGGACATAATTATATTGTAGGGTGGGCACTGCCCACCTCTTTAGTTAACACTTAACAGCTATTAAAAAATTTTTTCTGTGCAAAAAGTAGGTGAACATAATTCTACTAATTCTGAAAAATAAAACTACAGTTTTTGATGCGTCGGGGACGCATCCTACAATTTGAGCGAGAAGAGTGTGTAGAGCAAATTTACAGAATTGGTATTATATTGTAGGGTGGGCACTGCCCACCTCTTTAACTTAACAC belongs to Gloeothece citriformis PCC 7424 and includes:
- the lysS gene encoding homocitrate synthase: MSLTQFSIIDSTLREGEQFYGANFSSEDRLEIAQSLNNFGVEYIEVTSPCVSPQSRQDCQQIARLGLHSKILTHIRCNLEDAKIAVDTGVDGINLFFGTSSLLRQFGHGKSIPQILEIATEVITFIHEQSPATELRFSTEDSFRSELSDLLRVYLTIDSLGIIKRFGIADTVGIATPNQVFNLVQILRQSTDKDIEFHAHNDTGCAIANSYSALEAGATHIDTTVLGIGERNGITPLAGLIARLYTLDPETLSRKYHLHELLNLHQLVANRVGIPIPANHYIIGEASFCHKAGIHTQAILNNSKTYEAIDPDDFGLTRSFLLNHKLTGKHAIAYRAQQLGLNLDSSQIQSITQKIKTLADQQQLTPAHVDEILQSSFIQLTVNS